A region of Thermodesulfobacteriota bacterium DNA encodes the following proteins:
- the kdsA gene encoding 3-deoxy-8-phosphooctulonate synthase — MRRVKVGNVSVGGGGGLVLIAGPCVIEDEGKTLGIVETLKSVTEEAGIPFIFKASYDKANRTSVNSYRGPGLKEGLKILEKAKTDFSVPILTDVHSAADCKAVAEVADCLQIPAFLCRQTDLLVEAGRTGRPVNIKKGQFMAPADMKHAAEKVLSTGNEGVTLTERGTSFGYNNLVVDFRGLSIMRDLEGGGFPVIFDATHSVQRPGGLGTSSGGDRSMVAHLARAAVAVGVDGVFIEVHPDPDNAPSDGPNSIALKDIAALVRELKGLDDFVRGGRGNR, encoded by the coding sequence ATGAGGCGGGTAAAGGTAGGGAATGTATCCGTAGGGGGAGGGGGGGGGCTCGTGCTTATAGCCGGCCCCTGCGTCATAGAGGACGAGGGTAAGACCCTCGGTATCGTCGAAACGCTAAAGAGCGTTACCGAAGAGGCCGGGATACCTTTCATATTCAAGGCCTCCTACGACAAGGCGAACAGGACGTCGGTCAACTCCTACCGGGGGCCGGGCCTTAAAGAGGGGCTCAAGATCCTCGAAAAGGCGAAGACTGATTTTTCCGTCCCAATCCTGACCGACGTACACTCCGCCGCCGACTGCAAGGCCGTGGCCGAGGTGGCCGACTGCTTGCAGATCCCCGCCTTCCTCTGCCGCCAGACAGACCTCCTCGTAGAGGCCGGGCGTACCGGGCGGCCGGTCAACATAAAGAAGGGCCAGTTCATGGCCCCCGCCGACATGAAGCACGCCGCCGAGAAAGTCCTTAGCACCGGGAACGAGGGCGTTACCCTTACCGAGCGCGGCACGAGCTTCGGCTATAATAATCTCGTCGTTGATTTCAGGGGGCTGTCTATTATGAGGGATCTGGAGGGGGGTGGCTTCCCCGTCATATTCGACGCCACGCACAGCGTCCAGCGTCCCGGCGGGCTCGGCACGTCATCGGGGGGCGACAGGAGCATGGTCGCCCATCTGGCGAGGGCCGCGGTAGCCGTCGGAGTGGACGGCGTCTTTATAGAGGTCCACCCCGACCCGGATAACGCCCCGAGCGACGGGCCCAACTCCATCGCCTTGAAGGACATAGCCGCGCTCGTAAGAGAGCTTAAGGGGCTCGACGACTTCGTGAGGGGGGGGAGGGGGAACAGGTGA